In Gossypium raimondii isolate GPD5lz chromosome 12, ASM2569854v1, whole genome shotgun sequence, a single window of DNA contains:
- the LOC105764619 gene encoding mitochondrial outer membrane protein porin of 36 kDa yields MNPGLYFAIGRKARDLLYKDYAQPQPLQIRYQSYDWSFDFSCQIEEVLPGLNTVFRVVVPDSSQAELQYLRDYVGFSAGIGLKANSAHGFDPIANISGVIGSTVVSLGADLGIDITTRTLNKFSAGLSLNSAFLIASMTLSDSCDSVKASVYHPLNPPTMTAIAAELKHRISRDATTLTFGAQHALLPYTLVKARMNTDGKVSAVLRQEIWQRFYVSIAGELDLRDNNSIPRIGLSMAIKH; encoded by the exons ATGAATCCTGGTTTATACTTTGCTATAGGCAGGAAAGCTAGAG ATCTTCTGTACAAGGATTATGCTCAACCTCAACCACTACAGATTCGGTACCAAAGTTATGATTGGAGTTTTGATTTCTCATGCCAAA TTGAAGAGGTTTTGCCTGGATTGAACACAGTTTTTAGAGTTGTTGTTCCAGATTCAAGCCAG GCAGAACTGCAATACTTGCGTGATTATGTGGGGTTTAGTGCTGGAATAGGACTGAAGGCAAACTCTGCACATGGATTTGATCCGATTGCTAACATCTCGGGTGTAATAGGAAGCACTGTCGTCTCTCTTGGAGCAGACCTGGGGATCGACATAACAACAAGGACTCTAAACAAATTCAGTGCCGGTTTGAGCTTGAATAGTGCCTTCCTTATTGCTTCCATGACCCT GAGTGATAGTTGTGACAGTGTAAAAGCATCGGTTTATCATCCACTGAACCCCCCAACAATGACTGCAATTGCAGCTGAGTTGAAGCATAGAATTTCCAGGGATGCAACCACCCTTACATTTGGAGCCCAGCATGCACTGTTGCCATATACATTGGTGAAGGCTCGTATGAATACTGATGGCAAAGTCAGTGCTGTTCTTCGGCAGGAAATTTGGCAAAGGTTCTATGTCTCCATTGCAGGGGAGCTCGATTTAAGGGACAACAATAGTATTCCTAGAATTGGACTTTCAATGGCTATCAAGCACTAG
- the LOC105764614 gene encoding homeobox-leucine zipper protein HAT5 isoform X1: MAGGRVYRSNTSADAGSNNLSVLLQSQWVPSSSEPLDTLFIPGSSPSPFLVSGTRSMVSFEGVDRRRSYFRTFDGEEKVEEDIEEYLHRSEKKRRLTVDQVQFLEKSFEAENKLEPDRKVQLAKDLGLQSRQVAIWFQNRRARWKTKQLEKDYDSLQASYNSLKADYDNLVKETDKLKEEVVQLTDKLLLEGKDKGEPELPDAKTSSQELPSEAAEGEESKVVPVVSAKSDYTEGVHSSVLLEGAGSTYPFEPDQSDLSQDEEDNLSKGLLHLPSCVFPKLQDIDYSDPPAGSCNFGFPLDDHAFWSWAC; encoded by the exons atggcgGGTGGGAGGGTCTATCGTAGTAATACTAGTGCTGATGCTGGTTCTAATAATCTCTCTGTTTTGCTTCAAAGTCAATGGGTTCCTTCCTCTTCTGAGCCTCTTGATACCCTTTTCATTCCAGgctcttctccttctcctttTCTTG TTTCAGGTACAAGATCGATGGTAAGCTTCGAAGGCGTTGACCGAAGAAGATCGTATTTTAGGACGTTTGATGGAGAAGAGAAGGTGGAGGAGGATATAGAAGAGTATTTACATCGATCTGAAAAGAAGAGACGGCTTACGGTTGACCAAGTCCAGTTTCTAGAGAAAAGTTTCGAGGCGGAGAACAAGCTTGAACCCGATAGGAAAGTTCAGCTGGCTAAAGACCTTGGGCTCCAATCACGACAAGTTGCCATATGGTTTCAGAATCGCAGGGCTCGATGGAAGACCAAGCAGCTTGAGAAAGACTATGACAGTTTGCAAGCCAGCTATAATAGCCTCAAGGCTGACTATGACAATCTCGTCAAGGAGACTGACAAACTAAAAGAAGAG GTTGTTCAGCTCACGGACAAGTTACTTTTGGAAGGGAAAGATAAGGGAGAGCCGGAGCTTCCTGATGCGAAAACATCGTCGCAAGAGCTACCATCAGAGGCTGCCGAGGGGGAAGAGTCTAAGGTTGTGCCAGTGGTGTCTGCCAAAAGCGATTACACTGAAGGGGTTCATTCTTCAGTACTCTTGGAGGGTGCTGGTTCAACTTATCCATTTGAACCAGACCAGTCTGATTTATCACAAGATGAGGAAGACAACTTGAGCAAGGGCCtcttacatcttccttcatgcgTCTTCCCTAAACTCCAAGACATCGATTACTCCGACCCGCCTGCAGGTTCCTGTAATTTTGGATTCCCTCTTGATGATCATGCCTTTTGGTCTTGGGCTTGCTGA
- the LOC128035518 gene encoding 60S ribosomal protein L8-3-like, protein MGLDFGERNDYLKGVVTDVIHDPGRGAPLARAVFRHPFRYKKQKELFVAAEGMYTGQFVYCGKKANLMVENVLPLRSIPEGAIVCNVEHHVGDREVFVRASGDYAIVISRNPDNDTTSFIFNGCDLLYQCPEQNLKAIEVKMSTPARKRLMRDFKRLQQDPPAGISGAPQDNNIMLWNAVIFGYIMK, encoded by the exons ATGGG CCTTGACTTCGGTGAACGAAACGACTACCTCAAAGGCGTCGTCACCGATGTTATCCACGACCCAGGCCGCGGTGCGCCCTTAGCTCGCGCCGTGTTCCGTCACCCATTCCGTTACAAGAAGCAGAAGGAACTGTTCGTCGCCGCTGAGGGTATGTACACCGGACAGTTCGTGTACTGTGGTAAGAAGGCCAACCTTATGGTCGAAAACGTGTTGCCTCTTAGATCTATCCCCGAAGGGGCTATCGTTTGCAACGTCGAACACCACGTTGGTGATCGTGAGGTTTTCGTTAGGGCTTCTGGTGATTATGCCATTGTTATTAGTCGCAACCCTGATAACGACACTACCAG TTTCATATTTAATGGTTGTGATTTGCTGTATCAGTGTCCAGAGCAGAATTTAAAAGCAATA GAGGTGAAGATGTCAACTCCTGCAAGGAAGAGATTGATGAGGGATTTTAAGAGGTTGCAGCAAGATCCTCCTGCAGGAATTAGTGGTGCACCTCAAGATAACAACATTATGCTTTGGAATGCTGTTATATTTGggtatattatgaaataa
- the LOC105764614 gene encoding homeobox-leucine zipper protein HAT5 isoform X2 — MAGGRVYRSNTSADAGSNNLSVLLQSQWVPSSSEPLDTLFIPGSSPSPFLGTRSMVSFEGVDRRRSYFRTFDGEEKVEEDIEEYLHRSEKKRRLTVDQVQFLEKSFEAENKLEPDRKVQLAKDLGLQSRQVAIWFQNRRARWKTKQLEKDYDSLQASYNSLKADYDNLVKETDKLKEEVVQLTDKLLLEGKDKGEPELPDAKTSSQELPSEAAEGEESKVVPVVSAKSDYTEGVHSSVLLEGAGSTYPFEPDQSDLSQDEEDNLSKGLLHLPSCVFPKLQDIDYSDPPAGSCNFGFPLDDHAFWSWAC, encoded by the exons atggcgGGTGGGAGGGTCTATCGTAGTAATACTAGTGCTGATGCTGGTTCTAATAATCTCTCTGTTTTGCTTCAAAGTCAATGGGTTCCTTCCTCTTCTGAGCCTCTTGATACCCTTTTCATTCCAGgctcttctccttctcctttTCTTG GTACAAGATCGATGGTAAGCTTCGAAGGCGTTGACCGAAGAAGATCGTATTTTAGGACGTTTGATGGAGAAGAGAAGGTGGAGGAGGATATAGAAGAGTATTTACATCGATCTGAAAAGAAGAGACGGCTTACGGTTGACCAAGTCCAGTTTCTAGAGAAAAGTTTCGAGGCGGAGAACAAGCTTGAACCCGATAGGAAAGTTCAGCTGGCTAAAGACCTTGGGCTCCAATCACGACAAGTTGCCATATGGTTTCAGAATCGCAGGGCTCGATGGAAGACCAAGCAGCTTGAGAAAGACTATGACAGTTTGCAAGCCAGCTATAATAGCCTCAAGGCTGACTATGACAATCTCGTCAAGGAGACTGACAAACTAAAAGAAGAG GTTGTTCAGCTCACGGACAAGTTACTTTTGGAAGGGAAAGATAAGGGAGAGCCGGAGCTTCCTGATGCGAAAACATCGTCGCAAGAGCTACCATCAGAGGCTGCCGAGGGGGAAGAGTCTAAGGTTGTGCCAGTGGTGTCTGCCAAAAGCGATTACACTGAAGGGGTTCATTCTTCAGTACTCTTGGAGGGTGCTGGTTCAACTTATCCATTTGAACCAGACCAGTCTGATTTATCACAAGATGAGGAAGACAACTTGAGCAAGGGCCtcttacatcttccttcatgcgTCTTCCCTAAACTCCAAGACATCGATTACTCCGACCCGCCTGCAGGTTCCTGTAATTTTGGATTCCCTCTTGATGATCATGCCTTTTGGTCTTGGGCTTGCTGA